A single region of the Brassica rapa cultivar Chiifu-401-42 chromosome A03, CAAS_Brap_v3.01, whole genome shotgun sequence genome encodes:
- the LOC103858410 gene encoding metallothionein-like protein 4B translates to MADIGKGTSVAGCNSRCGCPSPCPGGESCRCRMSAASGGDQEHNMCPCGEHCGCNPCTCAKTQTSAKVGKAFCTCGEGCTCATCAA, encoded by the exons ATGGCAGACATAGGCAAAGGAACCTCAGTCGCTGGCTGCAACAGTCGCTGTGGCTGCCCATCTCCCTGTCCAGGTGGAGAATCCTGCAG GTGCAGGATGAGCGCAGCATCTGGTGGGGATCAAGAACACAACATGTGCCCGTGCGGGGAGCACTGCGGCTGCAACCCTTGCACCTGCGCCAAGACCCAGACCTCCGCTAAGGTCGGCAAGGCCTTTTGCACCTGTGGGGAAGGTTGCACCTGCGCCACTTGTGCCGCCTAG
- the LOC103858412 gene encoding probable leucine-rich repeat receptor-like protein kinase At5g49770, with product MSSRIGAFMLLIFLFFQILSVSALTNGFDGSALQALKAEWTKPPSNWEGADPCGTSWVGITCSNNRVVSISLGNLNVEGKLSGDIAALSELQILDLSYNTGLTGPLPPNIGELKKLKNLILVGCSFTGQIPQSIGQLEQLIYLSLNLNQFSGTIPASIGRLSKLYWFDIADNQIEGTLPVSNGTSSPGLDMLLETKHFHFGKNKLSGSIPENLFSSNMTLIHVLFDGNQFTGKIPDTLSLVQTLTVLRLDRNKLTGNIPTSLNNLTSLQELYLANNEFTGTLPNLTSLTSLYTLDVSNNTFEPSPIPSWISSLDSLATLRMEGIKLNGSIPNSFFSPAQLQTVILKRNQIDSTLDFGTRFSNQLEFVDLQYNNIDVYKQPSSNTVIQVILADNPVCQEEGNKPNYCSEIPPNTSYSTIPPTCTPCDQGREASPSCRCAHPVIGTLYFRSPSFSGLLNSTNFEILQKSIEDFFKKLSYPVDSVAIRNIRENATDHQLLIDLLVFPLGRESFNESGMSLVNFAFSNQTYKPPHIFGPYVFRANPYNQFSDAGGSSSSNMGIIIGAAVGAVVLLLLLTLAGVYALRQRKRADRATDQNNPFAKWNTSKSSIDAPQLMGAKAFTFEELKKCTENFSEANDVGGGGYGKVYRGILPSGQLIAIKRAQQGSLQGGLEFKTEIELLSRVHHKNVVRLLGFCFDRSEQMLVYEYIPNGSLRDSLSGKSGIRLDWTRRLKIALGSGKGLAYLHELADPPIIHRDIKSNNILLDENLTAKVADFGLSKIVGDPEKTHVTTQVKGTMGYLDPEYYMTNQLTEKSDVYGFGVVMLELLTGKSPIERGKYVVREVKTKMNKSRSLYDLQELMDTTIIASSSNLKGFEKYVDLALRCVEEEGVNRPSMGEVVKEIENIMQLAGLNPNVDSASSSRTYEEAIKGSGDPYGKDSFEYSGNFPASKLEPQ from the exons ATGAGTTCAAGAATTGGAGCCTTTATGCTCCtgatctttcttttcttccaaATTTTGTCTGTCTCCGCTCTCACAAATGGTTTTGACG GTTCTGCTTTACAAGCCCTGAAGGCTGAATGGACCAAGCCTCCTAGTAACTGGGAAGGCGCTGATCCTTGTGGAACCAGTTGGGTTGGAATTACATGTAGCAATAACCGGGTCGTTTCAAT ATCACTAGGTAACCTCAACGTGGAAGGAAAGCTTTCTGGGGATATTGCAGCCTTGTCTGAATTGCAGATCTT GGATTTGTCATACAACACCGGATTGACTGGACCACTTCCACCAAATATTGGTGAACTTAAGAAGTTGAAGAACTT GATCCTTGTGGGATGTAGTTTCACTGGTCAAATCCCTCAGTCTATTGGACAATTAGAACAACTTATATATCT CTCCCTAAATTTAAATCAATTCAGTGGTACAATTCCGGCTTCCATTGGACGGTTATCGAAACTATATTGGTTTGATATAGCTGACAATCAGATTGAAGGAACGCTTCCAGTTTCTAATGGGACTTCTTCACCTGGACTTGATATGCTTCTTGAAACTAagcattt CCATTTTGGAAAAAACAAGCTTTCGGGCTCTATCCCAGAAAACCTTTTCAGTTCAAACATGACTTTGATACATGT GCTATTCGATGGAAACCAATTCACGGGCAAAATCCCGGACACACTCAGCCTGGTTCAAACGTTGACAGTGTT ACGCCTTGATAGGAATAAACTAACGGGCAATATTCCTACAAGTCTTAATAATCTCACAAGTCTTCAAGAACT GTACTTGGCGAACAACGAATTTACTGGCACTCTTCCAAATCTAACCAGCTTGACCAGTCTCTACACATT agATGTGAGCAATAACACTTTTGAACCCTCACCTATTCCATCATGGATCTCTTCATTAGACTCTCTGGCAACATT AAGGATGGAAGGAATCAAACTCAATGGTTCGATACCAAACTCATTTTTCAGCCCTGCTCAGTTGCAGACTGT TATCCTAAAGAGAAATCAGATAGATTCAACGTTAGACTTCGGTACCAGATTTAGCAACCAGTTGGAGTTTGTTGATTTACAATACAACAACATAGATGTCTATAAACAACCATCTTCTAACACAGTCATCCAAGTAAT ATTGGCAGATAATCCAGTGTGCCAGGAAGAGGGTAACAAGCCAAATTACTGCTCAGAAATCCCACCCAATACCTCATATTCTACAATCCCACCAACATGCACTCCGTGTGATCAGGGCAGGGAAGCAAGTCCCTCGTGCCGCTGCGCACATCCAGTCATAGGAACACTCTACTTCAGATCTCCTTCCTTCTCAGGGTTGCTCAACTCCACCAACTTCGAAATTCTCCAGAAGTCTATAGAAGATTTCTTTAAGAAATTGAGTTATCCTGTGGACTCTGTAGCCATCAGAAACATAAGAGAGAACGCTACCGATCATCAGCTTCTAATAGATCTCTTAGTCTTTCCATTGGGCCGAGAGAGTTTTAATGAGAGTGGAATGTCACTTGTTAATTTTGCCTTTAGCAATCAGACTTATAAACCTCCTCATATATTTGGCCCTTACGTATTCAGAGCCAATCCTTACAATCAATTCTCTG ATGCAGGAGGTTCCAGCTCATCAAACATGGGCATTATAATCGGAGCAGCAGTTGGCGCTGTGGTTCTTCTGTTGTTGTTAACTTTAGCTGGGGTTTACGCTCTCAGGCAAAGAAAGAGAGCAGACAGAGCAACTGATCAGAACAATCCTTTTG CCAAGTGGAATACAAGTAAGAGCAGTATCGATGCTCCGCAGCTAATGGGAGCAAAAGCTTTTACTTTTGAAGAGTTGAAGAAATGTACAGAAAACTTCTCAGAGGCAAATGATGTTGGGGGTGGAGGTTATGGCAAG GTTTACAGAGGGATTCTTCCCTCTGGACAACTCATAGCCATCAAAAGGGCTCAACAAGGATCATTGCAAGGAGGCTTGGAGTTCAAAACTGAGATTGAACTTCTTTCCAGAGTCCACCATAAGAATGTTGTCAGACTCTTGGGCTTCTGTTTCGATAGAAGTGAACAAATGCTGGTGTACGAGTACATTCCAAATGGATCTCTTAGAGACAGTCTATcag GTAAGAGTGGGATCAGGCTTGATTGGACAAGAAGGCTTAAAATAGCACTTGGTTCAGGGAAGGGTCTAGCTTATCTTCATGAGCTTGCTGATCCTCCAATTATACACAGAGACATCAAATCAAACAATATATTACTTGATGAAAATCTTACTGCTAAGGTTGCTGATTTCGGCCTTTCCAAAATTGTGGGAGACCCTGAGAAAACACATGTGACAACACAGGTGAAAGGAACTATG GGATACTTGGATCCTGAGTATTACATGACAAATCAGTTGACCGAGAAGAGTGACGTGTATGGGTTTGGTGTGGTGATGCTTGAGCTGTTAACCGGTAAAAGTCCAATAGAGAGGGGTAAATACGTGGTGAGAGAGGTGAAGACAAAGATGAATAAGTCCAGAAGTTTGTATGACCTCCAAGAACTGATGGACACTACAATCATCGCAAGCAGCAGCAACCTTAAAGGGTTTGAGAAGTATGTAGATTTGGCTCTGAGATGCGTGGAGGAGGAAGGAGTGAATAGACCATCGATGGGTGAGGTTGTGAAAGAGATTGAGAACATAATGCAGCTTGCGGGTTTAAACCCGAACGTTGATTCAGCATCTTCTTCGAGAACGTACGAGGAAGCTATCAAAGGATCCGGTGATCCGTATGGAAAGGATTCGTTTGAGTACAGTGGGAATTTCCCAGCTTCAAAGCTCGAACCCCAATGA
- the LOC103858406 gene encoding uncharacterized protein LOC103858406, with the protein MDFYNSNRENKYGKRAGFLGHKSASKSNPSSPPHPTEAPLVTHFGIKRSESEYAFPVSDDHTTHWKQQQHASERVPNSGHRPPVYRHSTPDRPRENGKERGEDISYEPDADVTPRSNASMSPFRSSRTRTPDRRRRSTDFSRELYERMYEAQANVSPFHPSRSRSPAPYNMHDRERDYSRERYEAEGHMTSRKSAPSSPFHPSQSPPHTRTMPVRYQKGKDHFEGMYEADGEDVTPGSSPPMSPVHGATSRFPPPPFYSSSDEEDNHSTYLFPEIATGHRSRGVSGSNTPVHYKYQITATETYEQDMQFEPPELPDEAGSFTMQEITKMRGIDSSYKAGKEETQLVISEAYVSVASYKVRQSVSATLQTIMDKQGDIAASSKLQSSSTRSFYLESLATAVMELKSTALRDLTKARVAEIEAVVKDMDSVKIDISWLKTAVKELAEAVECFGLYDAAKMEKEECNRGMREGKVEMEELREELRRREKETKECRERVTEMAGRLGKLEMKDSRVTKSLELFQSKVHKFDGEYVLAEI; encoded by the exons ATGGATTTCTACAATTCAAATAGAGAGAACAAGTATGGCAAAAGAGCAG GATTCTTGGGTCACAAAAGTGCTAGCAAGAGCAACCCCTCCAGCCCTCCTCATCCCACCGAGGCTCCGCTGGTGACACACTTCGGCATAAAAAGATCAGAATCAGAGTACGCCTTCCCAGTCTCTGATGACCATACCACTCACTGGAAACAACAACAGCATGCTTCTGAACGTGTCCCTAATTCCGGCCATCGGCCTCCTGTCTACAGACACAGCACG CCCGATCGTCCTAGAGAGAATGGTAAAGAAAGAGGGGAGGACATCTCTTATGAACCTGATGCTGATGTGACCCCAAGGAGCAATGCTTCTATGAGCCCCTTTCGATCTTCCAGAACCCGCACG CCTGATCGCCGTAGGAGGTCTACCGACTTTAGCAGAGAGCTCTACGAGAGAATGTATGAGGCCCAGGCCAATGTGAGCCCCTTTCACCCCTCCAGAAGCCGCTCTCCAGCTCCCTATAACATG CATGATCGAGAGAGAGACTACAGCAGAGAAAGGTACGAGGCAGAGGGCCATATGACTTCACGGAAGAGCGCCCCTTCAAGTCCATTTCATCCATCCCAAAGCCCGCCGCACACAAGAACAATG CCTGTGAGATACCAGAAAGGGAAAGATCATTTTGAGGGGATGTACGAGGCGGATGGAGAAGATGTTACACCGGGTAGCAGCCCACCCATGAGTCCTGTTCATGGAGCCACAAGCCGGTTTCCACCACCACCATTCTACTCTTCCAGCGACGAAGAAGACAACCATTCCACCTACCTCTTTCCAGAGATTGCAACTGGACATCGTTCCAGGGGCGTCTCAGGAAGCAACACG CCGGTTCACTACAAATACCAGATCACTGCGACCGAAACCTACGAGCAAGACATGCAGTTTGAGCCGCCCGAGCTGCCTGACGAGGCTGGAAGCTTCACTATGCAGGAGATCACCAAAATGCGAGGAATTGATAGCAGCTACAAGGCAGGAAAGGAAGAGACACAGTTGGTGATCTCCGAGGCTTACGTCTCCGTGGCGAGTTACAAGGTGCGGCAGAGTGTCTCCGCCACGCTCCAGACCATTATGGACAAACAAGGAGATATCGCCGCATCCTCAAAGCTGCAATCCAGTTCAACAAGGTCGTTTTACCTGGAATCCCTGGCCACAGCAGTGATGGAGCTGAAATCAACAGCACTGAGAGACCTGACGAAGGCCCGTGTGGCGGAGATCGAGGCGGTGGTGAAGGACATGGACTCGGTTAAAATTGATATCTCTTGGCTCAAAACAGCAGTCAAAGAACTGGCCGAGGCGGTGGAGTGCTTTGGGCTGTACGACGCTGCTAAGATGGAGAAAGAAGAGTGCAATAGGGGCATGAGAGAGGGGAAGGTAGAGATGGAGGAGCTGAGGGAGGAGTTGAGGAGGAGGGAGAAGGAAACAAAGGAATGCAGAGAGAGGGTGACGGAGATGGCGGGTAGGCTGGGGAAGCTAGAGATGAAGGATTCGAGGGTGACAAAGAGTCTGGAGCTGTTCCAGAGCAAGGTCCACAAATTCGACGGCGAATATGTCCTTGCAGAGATCTAA
- the LOC103858409 gene encoding uncharacterized protein LOC103858409, producing the protein MKDPIRVSLLLHNLRNHFAFNVYRSVCYIKDIETGVDQKKKDRDGTKERARHDTSVSVLLLLTSIILSQRKNQGEKTQLRDMHAKTDSEATSIDAALSWPPRSPPRSATRPLYYVQSPSNHDVEKMSFGSGCSPMGSPSHPHYYHCSPIHHSRESSTSRFSDRALLSYKSIREGSGRRRYINSAIDEETDDGDHDPFRNVRLYGCLLLSLFLLFSVFSLILWGASKSYPPKVLVKGMLVRNFNVQAGNDLSGVPTDMLSLNSTVRIFYRNPSTFFAVHVTAPPLLLRYSNLLLSSGEMEKFTVGRKSGRNIATVVHGHQIPLYGSVSPHLDTLSLPLNLTLVLRSRAYILGRLVTSNFHTRIICSFTLNANRLPKPMSLIHSCTHHH; encoded by the exons ATGAAAGACCCCATACGGGTTTCGCTTTTATTGCACAACCTCCGAAACCATTTCGCGTTTAACGTCTATCGAAGCGTTTGCTATATTAAAGACATAGAGACGGGAGttgatcagaaaaaaaaagacagagacGGGACAAAAGAAAGAGCCAGACACGACACTAGCGTCTCTGTTTTATTGCTGCTTACCTCTATTATTCTGTCACAAAGGAAAAACCAAGGAGAGAAGACCCAATTGAGAGACATGCATGCAAAGACGGACTCCGAGGCCACTAGCATTGACGCGGCTTTGTCATGGCCGCCGCGCTCTCCGCCCCGTTCGGCGACTAGACCTCTTTACTATGTACAGAGTCCCTCCAACCACGACGTGGAGAAGATGTCATTTGGGTCGGGTTGCAGCCCGATGGGTTCTCCTTCACACCCACATTACTACCACTGCTCGCCCATCCATCACTCCCGTGAATCCTCAACCTCTCGCTTCTCGGACCGTGCACTCCTCTCCTACAAGTCAATCCGCGAAGGAAGCGGACGCCGTCGTTACATCAACAGCGCCATCGACGAAGAAACTGACGACGGAGATCACGACCCCTTTCGAAATGTGCGTCTCTACGGCTGCTTGCTCCTCTCCTTGTTCCTCTTGTTTTCAGTCTTCTCTCTCATACTGTGGGGTGCTAGCAAATCCTACCCTCCTAAAGTTTTGGTAAAG GGGATGCTGGTGAGGAACTTTAACGTGCAGGCTGGTAACGATCTTAGCGGCGTGCCCACTGACATGCTGTCTCTTAATTCGACTGTCAGGATCTTCTACCGGAACCCTTCCACCTTCTTCGCCGTCCATGTCACTGCTCCCCCTCTCCTCCTCCGCTACTCCAACCTCCTCCTTTCCTCCGGTGAGATGGAGAAGTTCACGGTGGGTAGGAAAAGCGGAAGGAATATAGCCACGGTGGTGCATGGCCATCAGATTCCCCTATACGGCAGTGTCTCTCCCCATCTCGACACACTGTCCCTGCCCCTCAATCTCACTCTCGTCCTCCGTTCCAGGGCTTACATTTTAGGCAGACTCGTCACCTCCAATTTCCATACAAGGATCATTTGCTCTTTCACTCTTAATGCCAACCGCCTTCCCAAACCCATGTCTCTTATCCACTCATGTACTCATCACCACTGA
- the LOC103858407 gene encoding protein CHAPERONE-LIKE PROTEIN OF POR1, chloroplastic: MAAAAISAGPNRLISSASDVPLHLLTAKLNPVFFPSGKTQHLWRFSSILLPTRRRCAPPPRASSRADDSPPFDMSVETALKVLGVSEGASFDEILRAKKAIIASRKDDPNAISQAEAAYDMLLMQSLNQRRAGKVVSNNIRYADVKSTNSLGTGRVSQWMKNPPVSVDMPSTSDLGIQAGVYGAMMVLTYVNGSSIDSYAGADVPGLILATSFGASLYFMTKRNVKLGKAAALTAGGLVVGAVVGSTVENLLHVDVIPFLGIHSPAAVVSEFIVFSQFLVSLCLR; this comes from the exons ATGGCAGCCGCAGCTATCTCCGCCGGACCAAACCGCCTTATTAGCTCAGCATCCGATGTTCCTCTCCATCTCCTCACCGCCAAGCTCAATCCCGTCTTCTTTCCTTCTGGGAAGACTCAGCATCTGTGGCGCTTCTCTTCGATTCTCCTGCCTACGCGGCGGCGATGCGCGCCGCCGCCTAGAGCCAGTTCTCGAGCTGACGATTCTCCGCCGTTCGACATGTCCGTGGAGACGGCTCTGAAGGTACTCGGTGTCTCTGAAGGAGCTTCCTTCGACGAAATACTCCGTGCCAAGAAGGCGATTATTGCTTCCCGTAAGGACGACCCCAACGCCATCTCCCAG GCGGAGGCTGCATATGACATGCTGCTGATGCAGAGCCTCAACCAACGCCGAGCAGGCAAAGTTGTGAGCAACAACATTCGCTACGCCGATGTTAAATCCACCAACTCTCTTGGCACAGGGAGGGTGTCTCAGTGGATGAAGAATCCACCTGTATCTGTTGATATGCCATCCACTAGCGATTTGGGAATTCAAGCCGGAGTTTATGGAGCAATGATGGTCTTGACTTACGTTAACGGCAGTTCCATAGACTCTTACGCTGGTGCTGATGTGCCAGGACTTATATTAGCCACCAGCTTTGGAGCTTCCCTCTACTTCATGACCAAAAGAAACGTCAAGCTAG GGAAAGCAGCTGCATTGACGGCAGGAGGACTAGTGGTAGGTGCAGTGGTGGGATCGACCGTTGAGAACTTGCTCCATGTTGATGTGATCCCCTTTTTGGGTATCCACTCCCCAGCCGCTGTCGTGAGTGAATTTATAGTCTTCTCTCAGTTCCTGGTCTCTCTATGCTTAAGGTAG
- the LOC103858411 gene encoding amino acid transporter AVT3B produces the protein MGPAAREDTPLLGKERPLSSQFKTFANVFIAIVGAGVLGLPYAFKRTGWLMGVLTLFSVAALITHCMMLLVHIRRKLGAANIGSFGDLGFAVCGPLGRFLVDILIILSQAGFCVGYLIFIGTTLANLFNPTTTLTLSHVSPKSLYIWGCFPFQLGLNSVKTLTHLAPLSIFADVVDLGAMAVVIVEDVKIAVEQRPDVVAFGGMSVFFYGMGVAVYAFEGVGMVLPLESEMKDKEKFGKVLALSMGIIALLFGAFGVLGYMAFGDETMDIITANLGPGLVSSLVKLGLCINLFFTFPLMMNPVFEIVERRFWSGMYCVWLRWLLVLAVTLVALLVPNFADFLSLVGSSVCCALGFVLPALFHLMVFKDEIGWKQRTFNSGIVLLGLVLAVSGTWSSLSEIFNWN, from the coding sequence ATGGGACCGGCGGCGAGAGAGGACACACCCCTTCTCGGGAAGGAAAGACCATTGTCCAGCCAGTTCAAGACTTTCGCCAATGTCTTTATTGCTATCGTCGGGGCTGGGGTTCTGGGTCTTCCTTACGCCTTCAAGCGCACCGGATGGCTCATGGGTGTGCTCACGCTCTTCTCCGTAGCAGCTTTGATCACCCACTGCATGATGCTTCTCGTTCACATCCGCCGCAAGCTCGGTGCCGCCAACATCGGCTCTTTCGGAGACCTTGGTTTCGCAGTCTGCGGCCCACTCGGGAGGTTCCTCGTTGACATTCTTATCATCTTGTCCCAGGCTGGCTTCTGTGTCGGATATCTCATCTTTATCGGTACTACTTTAGCTAATCTCTTCAACCCAACCACCACTCTGACCCTGAGTCACGTGTCCCCTAAGAGTCTCTACATATGGGGATGTTTTCCTTTTCAGCTGGGCTTGAACTCCGTCAAGACGCTCACTCACTTGGCACCTCTAAGCATATTCGCCGACGTGGTTGATCTTGGCGCAATGGCCGTGGTGATCGTGGAGGATGTCAAGATTGCAGTGGAGCAAAGGCCTGACGTGGTTGCCTTTGGTGGTATGTCAGTTTTCTTCTATGGGATGGGAGTGGCTGTCTACGCCTTCGAAGGTGTGGGCATGGTTTTACCCCTCGAATCGGAGATGAAGGACAAGGAAAAGTTTGGCAAAGTGTTGGCGCTCAGCATGGGAATCATCGCGTTGCTTTTCGGAGCTTTCGGGGTGTTAGGTTACATGGCCTTTGGGGATGAAACAATGGACATAATCACAGCCAACTTGGGGCCAGGACTGGTGAGCAGCCTGGTGAAGCTGGGACTCTGCATCAACCTCTTCTTCACCTTCCCCTTGATGATGAACCCTGTGTTTGAGATCGTTGAGAGACGTTTTTGGAGTGGTATGTACTGCGTGTGGCTCAGATGGCTACTCGTCTTAGCTGTGACCCTGGTGGCTCTCTTGGTGCCAAACTTTGCAGATTTTTTGTCATTGGTGGGAAGCAGCGTCTGCTGTGCGTTGGGCTTCGTGTTGCCTGCTTTGTTTCATCTGATGGTCTTCAAAGACGAAATAGGGTGGAAGCAACGGACTTTCAACTCTGGGATCGTGCTACTGGGCCTCGTTCTAGCTGTCTCAGGTACTTGGAGCTCCCTGAGCGAGATATTCAACTGGAACTAG